A stretch of DNA from Nitrospira sp. KM1:
CAACGGATTGTGGAAGAGGAGAGCCGGCGGAATGTGCTGACGCTCCTCATCGATTCTGTGCCGGTCGATGCGTATGGTGAGGTGCTCAAGGATCTAGGCTGACTGACCCTCACAGATACCGGTGATCGAGGGTGCGGCCCTGGGCATCCAATTCGTACAGTAAGGGCGCGCCAGTCGGAATATTCAGTTCGAGTACCTGTTCTCTGGAGAGCTGTTCCAGTTCCATCACCAGCGCGCGCAAGCTGTTCCCATGCGCGGCGATCAAAATTGTCTCGCCTTTCAAAATGAATGGCTTGATGGTTTGTTCATAATAGGGCAGTACCCGCTCTGCGGTATCCTTCAAACTCTCACCGCCCGGAGGACGCACGTCGTAGCTTCGTCGCCAAATCTTGACTTGTTCGTCACCAAACTTCTTGGCCGTTTCCGCCTTATCCAGTCCTTGCAGATCGCCGTACATCCGTTCATTCAGGGCCCTATCTTTTTCTATGGGAATGGTTGATTGGCCAATCGTCTCCAGCGCGAGTTGGAGCGTGTCATTGGCTCTCTTCAAGACAGAAGTGAACGCACGATTGAACGAAAATCCTCGCAGCTTTTCACCGGCCTGTTTTGCCTCCTGAACGCCTTTGGGCGATAGCGGCACATCGACCCAACCGGTGAAACGGTTTTCCAAGTTCCACTGCGACTGTCCATGACGGAGTAAAACCAGACGAGCCATCGATACCCCCTCCTTCGGCATCCGCCGCCCTTCCTGTATGCGGAGAGAATACTGGATCAGAGGCTCAAGTCAAGCGTTGCTTTCGATGACCGCTGGCAGTACCATTCCCGCCAACTTTCTTCCAACGAAGACGCTCAATTTCATGAACCCCGTTCCTCCGCACGACATCGATTGGCTCGTGGTCCAAAGCTGGTGGCAACGCATGGCGGAGCGTCTCCATGTCACCGACAAGGCGACTCCGTTCTTTCGACGCATTCAGACAGGCGATTTATTGGAGCGTATGGTCCAGGTGGGAGTGCAAGTTGATTATGTTCTCTTTGTGCTGATGCGGTATTGGGTGCCGACCGTGCTTCCGCCACCAGGCCGAGAACGACTCACCAAGAATGATCCGGACTACTGGCTGGAATCTGAGCAAATCCTCAGGGCGGCTGCCGGTCGATTGCGTGAACTCAAGCCGTTGATTGAACTCCTGACGAGTCCCGGTCCCCTGTCCGACCAGCCCGGTCACAAACATCGCACGCAACCCGAGGTCATTGAATTGGAGTTGGCCAATGTCGTCGAGGGAATTGCCGAAGCGGCGGGAACCTACGGAGGACCGGACTATACATCCATCGTCAAAGCGTTCGATCCGGTTCCACTCCGTCAAACCCAACCGTTTAAACACAACAAGAAGCACAGTGCGGAACTATGGGTCGTCTTTCTGCTCCGTGAACACTTCCGGAGCCTGGGGTTAGGCAAGGACCGCTACTGGCCGCTCGTAGCGCCGATCTGTGAAGTCGCCGGCATTCTAAACCAGTTCGGGCAACCCTACAGTCCCGATGAACTGAAATCCTGGTGGCAGAAAAACTGGCCAAGAACCTACACGCAGCTCGAACAACGGCAGGAGGCAACGGACGCAGGGGGGGCCGCCTACGAGCAGGACTTCTTATGGTTTCAGGCCTGGATTGGGTGGCAGCGCTCCATTTAGCAAATTGGAGAGTGATGCGTCAGGTCGTAGTCGATGCAGCGGGTTTCACTGGTTTCGACGGTCCAGGTTTGAAGTCCGGCGGGCCTTCCTGAACCATTTTTGCCATGACCAGCGCAAAGAGCAGGTAAAAGAAAACTCCTACCCAGATAACATACGATTGGACGCCTCCGGTTTCCTTTAAGGCGACCTCCTGGCCGGCAGGATTATTCCACGCCTTTTGCTTGATCTCTCCGATCTGTTCTCGGCAATGCCAGAAATAGACATAGTTGCCGGTGGCCCCTGCCATGACGCTCCATACGATTCCCGATGTCATATCACCGGTGAGATAGGCTGAGACCATAGGCCCAATCGCATACACCATGGCGTAGAGATACATTTTGCGATAAAGAAACCAGAGGAATGAAATGAACAAGAATGCCGGCCAATTCCACGTCAGTGCAAATTTCGGATTTTGCTCAGGCCCGAATTTCTTGAACTGCTGGAGATAACGATCCGCATTGGGACCGATGAATCGCCGCCAAAGATCCACATCGGCTTCTGTGGCACGGAAGGTCGGTTCCTCAAGAGTCTGACCTGTCGGCACGTCAGAGAGCCCGGTCCCGCATTGGTAGCAAAACCGCGAGTCGTCCTGATTCTGTTGTCGGCATTGCATGCAGACCTTCATTCGCCAGAGAGTACCATAATAGTCTCGCGGGAGTAGTGGCCAACAACATGACCTCGGGAAGAACCCGTCGCTCGGTTTGCGGTCAGGTTGATTTCATAGAGGAGCTATGCTAGCTTTCC
This window harbors:
- a CDS encoding 2,3-diphosphoglycerate-dependent phosphoglycerate mutase; protein product: MARLVLLRHGQSQWNLENRFTGWVDVPLSPKGVQEAKQAGEKLRGFSFNRAFTSVLKRANDTLQLALETIGQSTIPIEKDRALNERMYGDLQGLDKAETAKKFGDEQVKIWRRSYDVRPPGGESLKDTAERVLPYYEQTIKPFILKGETILIAAHGNSLRALVMELEQLSREQVLELNIPTGAPLLYELDAQGRTLDHRYL
- a CDS encoding DUF2628 domain-containing protein, with the translated sequence MQCRQQNQDDSRFCYQCGTGLSDVPTGQTLEEPTFRATEADVDLWRRFIGPNADRYLQQFKKFGPEQNPKFALTWNWPAFLFISFLWFLYRKMYLYAMVYAIGPMVSAYLTGDMTSGIVWSVMAGATGNYVYFWHCREQIGEIKQKAWNNPAGQEVALKETGGVQSYVIWVGVFFYLLFALVMAKMVQEGPPDFKPGPSKPVKPAASTTT